A single region of the Plantactinospora soyae genome encodes:
- a CDS encoding TetR/AcrR family transcriptional regulator, with amino-acid sequence MSKRVDPDVRREQVAEAVIDEVAAHGLRSVTLARIAARTGLAIGSIRYYFGDTVREVMRFTLSVLMQRIVRRAVTMSDDPVARITDVIAFAAPTSDQERREHIAFVEYRVMARTEPELAADIAAISLEGAEVIRSLLRDALADRMIDEEALDREALLLLALVEGFSFSSALLSAPLRETDVRAVAIATLRRMIDAYPPSGETAEQTADYPMVARRTRD; translated from the coding sequence ATGTCCAAACGAGTCGACCCGGATGTCCGCCGGGAGCAGGTCGCCGAGGCCGTGATCGATGAAGTCGCCGCGCACGGGCTGCGCTCGGTGACCCTCGCCCGGATCGCCGCTCGCACCGGCTTGGCCATCGGGAGCATCCGGTATTACTTCGGAGACACCGTCCGCGAAGTCATGCGCTTCACGCTGAGCGTGCTCATGCAGCGCATCGTGCGACGCGCGGTGACGATGTCCGACGACCCGGTGGCACGGATCACTGACGTCATCGCCTTTGCCGCGCCGACCAGCGATCAGGAGCGCCGGGAGCACATCGCCTTCGTCGAGTACCGCGTCATGGCGCGCACGGAACCGGAGCTTGCGGCCGACATCGCTGCGATATCGCTTGAGGGCGCAGAAGTGATCCGCTCGCTGCTGCGCGACGCGCTGGCCGACCGCATGATCGACGAGGAGGCGCTAGATCGCGAAGCGCTCCTGCTGCTCGCCCTGGTTGAGGGCTTCTCGTTCAGCTCGGCGCTGCTCTCTGCCCCACTGCGCGAGACGGACGTCCGTGCCGTCGCGATCGCCACCCTGCGCCGAATGATCGACGCCTATCCACCCTCCGGAGAGACTGCTGAGCAAACGGCTGACTATCCCATGGTTGCCCGGAGAACACGGGACTAG